The following are encoded in a window of Sulfitobacter sp. S190 genomic DNA:
- a CDS encoding DUF6691 family protein, whose translation MRLFLTFLIGVTFGTGIVLSGMANPAKVINFFDVAGTWDPSLAFVMGGAVVTTFIGYRIVLQRPKPVFGQTFDVPQNRTLDRRLLGGAAVFGVGWGIAGFCPGGALPALGTFNPQVGVFVAALIAGMMLARLALSRMPAPKVAQ comes from the coding sequence ATGCGCTTGTTTCTTACGTTTCTCATCGGGGTCACCTTCGGCACGGGCATCGTGCTGTCCGGCATGGCCAACCCTGCAAAAGTGATAAATTTTTTCGATGTCGCAGGGACGTGGGACCCAAGCCTTGCCTTTGTGATGGGCGGCGCTGTCGTCACGACCTTCATCGGATACCGCATTGTTTTGCAGCGTCCCAAACCGGTATTCGGGCAAACGTTCGATGTGCCGCAGAACCGTACCCTCGACAGGCGACTGCTTGGCGGTGCTGCGGTTTTTGGGGTCGGTTGGGGCATTGCCGGTTTCTGTCCGGGTGGTGCACTGCCGGCCTTGGGAACGTTCAATCCGCAAGTTGGTGTTTTTGTTGCCGCGCTGATCGCCGGAATGATGCTGGCGCGCTTGGCGCTGTCGCGAATGCCCGCGCCGAAGGTGGCGCAATAG
- a CDS encoding cytochrome c has translation MSPQIIASLCAVVLCLSACAATSNRPEDASKRGRLIYAKECAQCHGLAGEGGGPASLGLGGPAPDLVGLSQRNDGFFPREFVSRFVMGSLEKDDPDAAMPEFAKQGLRHVYPDGGADGEVLEADFEALLDYLASIQN, from the coding sequence ATGTCCCCCCAGATTATCGCCAGCCTATGTGCCGTGGTCCTTTGTCTTAGCGCGTGCGCGGCAACGTCCAACAGGCCGGAGGACGCAAGCAAGCGCGGAAGGCTCATTTATGCCAAGGAATGCGCGCAATGCCATGGATTAGCCGGAGAAGGCGGCGGGCCTGCGTCGCTGGGGCTGGGCGGACCCGCACCTGATCTTGTCGGTTTGAGCCAGCGCAATGACGGCTTTTTCCCGAGGGAATTCGTCAGCCGGTTTGTAATGGGGTCTTTGGAAAAAGATGACCCAGACGCCGCCATGCCCGAATTCGCCAAACAAGGGCTGCGCCATGTCTATCCTGACGGGGGCGCCGATGGCGAAGTGCTGGAAGCCGATTTCGAGGCGCTGCTGGATTATCTCGCTTCAATTCAGAACTGA
- a CDS encoding TraR/DksA family transcriptional regulator — MPDLKRYKQIIQARLAELDTRIHDVDEELGHPKSAELNEQAIDIEDDEVLEGLGVAAQKETRLLTQALKRIKDGSFGICQKCGHPISEARLDAVPYAALCKTCAR, encoded by the coding sequence ATGCCCGATCTCAAACGCTACAAACAGATTATTCAAGCCCGCCTCGCGGAGCTCGATACCCGGATTCACGACGTCGACGAGGAGTTGGGCCATCCAAAATCCGCGGAGCTGAATGAACAGGCTATCGACATCGAAGATGACGAGGTACTCGAGGGTCTGGGAGTAGCGGCGCAAAAAGAAACCCGATTGCTGACGCAGGCGCTCAAACGCATCAAGGACGGCAGCTTTGGCATATGCCAAAAGTGCGGCCATCCGATATCCGAAGCACGGCTTGATGCCGTACCTTATGCCGCGCTGTGCAAAACCTGCGCACGGTGA
- a CDS encoding isocitrate lyase/phosphoenolpyruvate mutase family protein — translation MPHPFRDLHVPGRPFILANAWDKGTARLFAALGAQALATSSGAHAFSLGRSDLGTITRDEALAHAQTIVSATSLPVSGDFENGFGDAPDALEETVRLSAEIGLAGISIEDISFPGVQHYTFDLAVERIKAASAAARALPNDFVLVARADGFMHGLYDLDESIRRIQAFEKAGADCVYVPYLQDLETVTRVCRSVSIPVNVGISTVEHLSLKDFATAGAARISLGMAMATAAYTALHQLSSNMFGEGDFAQLGESLPYEILDDCIAKGRAM, via the coding sequence ATGCCGCATCCATTCCGAGACCTGCACGTTCCCGGTCGCCCGTTCATACTTGCGAATGCCTGGGACAAAGGGACCGCCCGTCTTTTTGCCGCGCTTGGCGCACAGGCACTGGCGACATCGTCGGGCGCACACGCTTTTTCGTTGGGTCGGTCCGATCTGGGCACGATTACACGCGATGAAGCACTGGCGCATGCGCAAACAATCGTATCGGCGACGTCCCTGCCCGTCTCGGGCGATTTCGAGAACGGGTTCGGGGACGCGCCCGATGCCCTGGAAGAAACGGTCCGACTGTCCGCAGAGATCGGGCTGGCGGGCATTTCGATCGAGGACATCTCATTTCCCGGCGTCCAGCACTACACATTCGACCTTGCCGTTGAGCGCATCAAGGCGGCAAGTGCCGCCGCACGGGCGCTGCCGAATGATTTTGTCCTTGTCGCGCGTGCGGACGGTTTCATGCATGGCCTTTACGATCTTGATGAAAGCATCCGTCGTATTCAGGCCTTTGAAAAAGCGGGCGCAGACTGCGTATATGTGCCCTATCTGCAGGATCTCGAAACAGTCACCAGGGTCTGTCGAAGCGTGTCCATACCGGTGAATGTCGGGATCAGCACGGTTGAACATCTGTCCTTGAAAGACTTCGCGACCGCCGGAGCGGCGCGTATTTCGCTGGGAATGGCGATGGCGACGGCCGCTTATACCGCATTGCACCAGCTTTCCAGCAACATGTTCGGGGAAGGTGACTTCGCTCAACTGGGTGAAAGTTTGCCATACGAAATACTGGATGACTGCATAGCCAAGGGGCGCGCGATGTAA
- a CDS encoding pyridoxamine 5'-phosphate oxidase family protein, whose protein sequence is MGIKTDKLNPSFRTFIEDQPLFFVATAAPEGRVNLSPKGLDTLRILSDQKIVWLSLTGSGN, encoded by the coding sequence ATGGGGATCAAGACCGACAAACTGAACCCGTCGTTTCGGACATTTATCGAAGACCAGCCATTGTTCTTTGTGGCGACCGCGGCGCCGGAGGGGCGGGTCAACCTGTCTCCGAAAGGGCTCGATACGTTGCGGATTCTATCCGACCAAAAGATTGTTTGGCTCAGCCTGACCGGAAGCGGGAATTAA